The genomic segment CATCGGCACAGCTGACCACATCGGGCGACGCCGTCGCAAGGGGCCTCCGCGCGACAGGACCACCGGGCGGCCCGTCTCCGCCCGGCCGGTCGGGACCCACGGGGCCGGCGGGCTGGCACGATCGCGGCCCGACCTCGGCGCCCTGCACGCGGACCCCGATGCGCGTGCTCGAGACGGAGGCCGGCCTCAGAACACCCGCGCGGGCGCCTGGGGCACCTGCGCCCAGGCCACGGGGTCGTGGCCGAAGACGAGCCGCGCACCACGGTCGCGGTGCCCGCGCAGCACGTCCACGGACCGCCGCTCCTGCTCGCGGTCCCAGGTCCATGGCGGGAAGCGCCCGGTGTCCAGCCAGTCGGCGAAGTAGCACGCGTCGCCGCACAGCAGCACGGACGGCCCGTCGCCGGGCGTCAGCAGCACGGACTGGTGGCCCGCCGAGTGGCCGGGCGTCGGGACGAGCAGGACCTGCCCGTCGCCGAAGAGGTCGTGGCCGCCGTCGAGCAGGTGCACCGTGCGGTCCTGGGCGTAGTCGGCGGGCACGTAGGCGTGGGTCGCGATCGCCTCGGGGTCGCGGCCGGCCTCCCACTCGCGGGCCTGGACGTAGAGCGGCACGCCGGGCGGCACGAGGCCGCAGCCGCCGGCGTGGTCGTAGTGCAGGTGGGTGAGCACGAGCGCGTGCAGGCCGGCGGGGTCGACCCCGAGCGCGGCGAGCCGGCCGCCGACGTCCTCGCCCGGGCCCAGCGCGAAGGAGAAGGCCTTGGCCAGGCCGCCGATGCGCGACGCCGGGTCGTGCCCCATCGCGGGGTGCAGGCCCGTGTCGACGAGCACGCGGCCCTGCGGGTGCTCGATGAGGAACACGGGCGTGGGAATCGTCAGCGGGTCGGCGTCGCGGCCGCGGAAGCGACCGGTCTGGCGGCCGCAGGACAGGGCGTGGAGGTGCATCGGGTGCCGGCCAACCCTACGCCCTGCGGGCGCACGGGCTAGGGTCCGCGGCCATGTCGGATGACCTCACGCTCGAACGCCGCGACGGCATCGCCGTCCTCACGCTGTGCGCCCCCCAGCGGCGCAACGCGCTCACGCCCGCGATGGCGCGGGCCATGACGGAGGCCTGCGAGGAGATCGACGCCGACGCGTCGATCGGCGCCGTGGTCGTCGCCGGCGAGGGCCCCTACTTCTGCGCCGGCGGCGACCGCCCGACGCTGGCCGCGGCCGGCCGCGACCCCTCCGACCCGCAGGTCTACCGCGACATGGGCGCGATCTACGGCGCGTTCGCTCGCGTCGGCGCGCTGGAGCCGCCGACGATCGCCGCCATCCGCGGCGGCGCGGTCGGTGCGGGCCTGAACCTCGCGCTGGCCACCGACCTGCGCGTCGTCGCCGACGACGCCAAGCTGCTGTCGGGCTTCCTGCCCATCGGCCTGCACCCGGGCGGCGGGCACTCCGCCCTGCTGGCCCGCGGGGTCGGGCGCGAGACGGCCAACGCCATGCAGCTGTTCGGCGCGACGGTCGTGGGCGCGCAGGCCGTCGAGCTCGGACTCGCCTGGGCCGCGGTCCCGGCCGCCGACGTCGACGCCACGGCGCTGGCGCTGGCCGCCACCCCCGCCGCCGACCCCGAGCTCGCCCGCCGCACCGCGCGGTCGATGCGCACGGTCGCCGGGCCGCCGGCGCTCCCCTGGTCCGCCGCGCTCGAGCTCGAGCGCGCCTCGCAGATGTGGTCCATGCGGCGCAAGGATCTCGCGGGCTAGCGCTCATGCGGCAACGCCCACGCCCGGCGCTCCCACGCCGGGACGCCGGTCAGGTTGTCGGCGTTGGGCACCGCGGGCGCCGGCAGCAGGTTGACGTACATCCAGCGCCTCGATTCGGGGCCCAGCGTGGCGTCGAGGTCGGCCTCGCGGCGGCGCACCTCCTCCGGGTGCCGGGTACAGGCCGCCCGCCCCCACGCCGGTCGGCCCGGGTGATGGGGATCGTGATGAGCCGGGCCGGCCGCCTCGGGGGCGAGCCTAGTCCCCCTTTCCCGGGTCGCCCAGCGAGACGTTGCCCAGGTGCGCGCCCCCGTCGATGATGATCGACTGCGCCGTGACGAACCCGGCCTCGGGGGAGGCGAGGTAGGCCATGAGCCCGGCGACCTCCTCGGGCTCGCCGTGCCGGCCGCCGGGCATGAAGCGGTCGCGGACGCGCTCGACGACCTCGGGCGGCATCGCGAGCACCTTCGGCGTGGCGATCGTCCCGGGCAGCACGCAGTTGATCGTGATGCCGTGGGCGACGTTCTCGGACGCGATGGCCCGGGCCATGCCGATCAGGCCGGCCTTCGACGCGCAGTAGGCGACCTGGCCGCGGGCGCCGATGGCCGCCGCGACGCTCGAGGTCAGCACGATGCGCCCGTAGCGACGCTCGCGCATGCCCGGCAGGCAGGCCTGTACCACGCGGAACGAGCCGGTGAGGTTGACGTCGATGTCCAGCGCCCACTTCTCCGCGCTCATCCGGTGCGCGGGCGAGAGCGTGTCGACGACGCCGGCGTTGGAGATGCACACGTCGATGTCGGCCAGGGCCTCGGTCGGCATCGGGTCGCCGACGAGGTCGACCACCAGGTCGGCGGGGCCGGCGACGTCCATCGTGACGACCTCGTAGCCGTCGTCGGTCAGGCGCTGCACGATCGCCCGCCCGATGCCGCCGTTGGCGCCGGTCACCAGCGCACGCCGCGGCGTGCCGTCCGGGCGCCGGCCGGCGCGTGGAGATCCTGCGGTCATGGTCCGTGCTCCTTGGTCGGGTTCCCGGATCCTGCCGCATCGCCTCGCCCATCGGTCCAGCCCGCGCGGGCCGCCTCGCGCGCGGCCGCGCGATCGCCGATGCAGCCGCATGGTGCCCGCCGTCAGCAGCTCGCTCCTCGGGGTCTCCGCCGCCCAGGACCAGCTCGACGTCGCCACCCGCTCCGTGGCCCGCAGCGGGCCGGCGGGCGCCGACGACGGCACGGCCGGTCTCGTCGGCGGCGTGGTCGGCGCGCAGGTCGCGTCGGTCCGGCAGGAGGTCAGCCTCACCATGCTGCGCCGGGCGATGGACGCCGAGAAGTCGATCATCGACATCCTCGCGTGAGCATGGGCATCTCCGGCCCGAGCGGCAGCTTCACCGATCCCGCCGCGGCGCAGATGCAGTGGGACGCGATCGCCTCCATCAAGAGCGTCAGCCCATTCGCCGAGCCGGCCCCGGCCGGCGGCGCCGCCGGCGGCATCGCCGCCGCGCTGGACTCGCTCATGCCGCAGATGCCCGCCGTCGCGGGCCTCGCCGGCGACGGCGGTCAGGCCGGCGGCGCGGGCGGGATCGACCGCGACGGCGAGATCCGCAGGGCCCAGCAGGTCACGATCGACCTGTTCGCCTAGCGCCCCCGCGGCATCCGCCTAGTCCTCCTGGACCTCGGAGCGGTCGGCCGACCACAGGGTGTGGAACGTGCCGGGCCGGTCGACGCGCCGGTAGGTGTGGGCGCCGAAGAAGTCGCGCTGGGCCTGGATGAGCGACGCGGGCAGCCGCTCGGAGGCCAGCGCGTCGTAGTAGGCCAGGGCCGAGGAGAACCCGGGCGCCGGCACGCCGGCCTGGGCCGCGATCGCGACGATCCGCCGCCAGGCCGCGTCGCCCCGGGCGACCACGTCGGCGAAGTACGGGTCCTCCAGCAGCGTGGCCGGGGTCGTGTCGCGGTCGTAGGCCTCGACGATGCGGTTCAGGAAACGCGCCCGGATGATGCAGCCGCCGCGCCAGATCTTGGCGATGTCGCCGAGGTGGATGTCCCAGTCGTACTCCCGGGCGCCGGCGATGATCGCGTCGAAGCCCTGGGCGTAGGCCACCACCTTGGAGGCGTACAACGCCGCGCGCACGTCGTCCTCGAAGTCCTCGCCGACCTCGGGGAGCTCCGGGCGCGCCCCCACGACGCCCCGCACCGCGGCGCGCTGCTCGGGCTTGCTGGACACCGCCCGGGCGAAGACCGCCTCGGCGATGCCGCCGACCGGGATGCCCAGTCCGACCGCGTTCTGCACGGTCCACACGCCGGTCCCCTTGGAGCCCGCCTCGTCGACGATGAGGTCGACGAGCGGCGTGCCGGTCTCCGCGTCGCGGTGGCGCAGGACCTCGGCGGTGATCTCGATGAGGTAGGACTCGAGGTCGCCGTCGTTCCACGCGGCGAAGACGTCGGCGATCGCGTCGGTGTCGTGGCCGCCCACGCGCCGGAGCAGGTCATAGGACTCGCCGATGAGCTGCATGTCGGCGTACTCGATGCCGTTGTGGATCATCTTGACGAAGTGGCCGGCGCCGTCGGTGCCGACGTGTGTGACGCACGGCTCGCCCTCGGCGACCGCGGCGATCGACTCGAGGATCGGCCCCAGCGTCGCGTAGGCCTCGGCCGAGCCGCCGGGCATGATCGAAGGGCCGTTGAGCGCGCCCTCCTCGCCGCCGGAGATCCCGGCGCCGACGAAGTTCAGCCCGCGCTCGCGCAGCGCGTGCTCGCGCCGGATCGTGTCCTGGAAGTTCGCGTTGCCGCCGTCGACGATGATGTCGCCGGCCTCGAAGCGGTCGGCGAGCTGGTCGATGACCGCGTCGGTGCCCGCGCCGGCCTGGACCATGATGATGGCCGTGCGCGGCACCGTCAGCGAGGCCACGAACGCGTCGAGGTCCTCCGAGGCCACGAACCCCGCCTCGGGATGCTCGTCGACCAGGCGCCGCGTGCGCTCGGGGGAGCGGTTGAACACGGCGACCGTGTTGCCCTCTCGGCCGGCCAGGTTGCGCGCGAGGTTCGCGCCCATCACGGCCAGCCCGACCACGCCGATGTTCGCCTGTGCTGTCGCGTCGTTGCCCATGGGCTGCACCCTAGTGCGGCGCACCGGTAGGGTCGGCCCTCCTTGGCCACCGCCGCCACCCCACCCGTCGGCCTCCTCTTCACCGGCGCACCCGCCATCCCCGAGATGGTCGCGCTCGCGCGCCAGGCCGAGGACCGGGGCTTCGACTCGATCTGGATCGCCGAGACGCGCATGACGCGCGACGCGTTCGTGCCGGCCGCGGCGATCGCCCAGGTCACCGAGCGGGTCCGCATCGGGACCGGCATCGTCAACGTCTACACGCGCAACCCCGTCGTGCTGGCCATCAGCTTCCTCGGGCTCGACGAGCTGGCGCCGGGGCGGATCCTCGCGGGCCTGGGCACGGGCTCGCCGCGCGTGCTGGCCCCGCAGGGCGTCCCGTTCCACCGCCCGCTGACCCGCCTGCGCGAGTACTGCGAGGTCCTGCCGCCGCTCATGCGCGGCGAGCCCGTGTCCTACGACGGCACGACGGTCACCCTGGACGGCGCACGCATCGAGGACGTCCTGGCCGCCGGCGCCGGTACGGCGCGCGCCGAGCTGCCGCTCTGGCTGGCCGCGACCGGGCCCAAGGCCATGCGCTACGCCGGCGGCGTGGCCGACGGCATGCTCATGAACGTGTGCCTGCCGACGACCTACGTCGAGTCGCGCCTCGAGCTCCTGGAGGCCGGCGCCCGGGACGCCGGGCGCACCCTGGACGACGTCGAGGTCGCGATGGCGGTCCTGACCTGCGCCGACGACGACGAGCAGGCGGCCCGCGACGCGGCGCGCCGGTTCATCGGCCTCTACCTGGGGGCGATGCCGAACATCGCGCAGGAGACCGGCCTGCCGCAGCGGGTCCTCGACGACGTGGGCAACGCGCTGGCCGGCGAGGGCCTGGAGGCTGCGGCGCGGCTCGTCCCCGAGGAGGCGATCGACCTCCTGGCCGCGGCCGGGACGCCCGAGCAGTGCCGCCGGCGCCTCGACGCCTACCGCGAGGCGGGGATCGACCTCGTGGTGCTCACCCCGCTGGAGGGCACGATCGGGCCGACGATCGACCTGATGGCGCCCGTCGCCGGCTGAGCGTCAGCCGGCGACAGCCGCCGCGCGCTCGCAGGCCGGCGCACGACGCCCGGCCAGGCGGGCGACGGGCGAGAGCAGCCGCATCGCGGCGTGCTGCACCCAGGCGGGCGGACGGGCGAGCACGGCGCGCGCGGAGGTCTCGGCCCAGACCGTGGCGAGATCGAGCAGGCCCGGCATCGCCCGGGCGTCGACGCGGCCCTCCTGGGCGAAGCCGAAGTACAGCTCGTAGGCCGGCGTCCAGCTGCGCATGGCGCATCTGCACGTCTTCGGCAACATCCGCGCCGGGGGGACGCGGCTGAGCGACCTGGCCGCCTGGGCCGCGATGACACGCCCGGCGACGGCCGAGCTCATCGACCAGCTCGAGGCCCAGGGGCTCGTCGAGCGGCGGCCCGACCCGAGCGACGCCCGCGCCAAGCTCATCGTGCTCACGGCCGCGGGCTGGGACGCGATCCGCGCGGGCCGCGCCATCATCGCCGGCATCGAGGCCGACTACGCGCGGCGCGTGGGGCGGGAGCGCTTCGAGACCATGTGCTGGACCTTGCAGGACCTGCTCGACGATCTCAACGGCGCGCCGGTGCGCGCAGCGGCCGACCCGGCCTGACCTCCGGGCTCACGCTCGCCGCGCCACGCCGGCGATGTGCGGCAGGCCGCCGCTGGAGAAGCGCCGGCAGGCCTCGATCGTCAGCCCCGCCGCGGCCATCGCCGCACCCGTGTCGCGGGCCAGGTGACAGCCGGCGCCCAGCCTCGGCCACAGCCCGGAGCGGTCCAGCCCGCGCTGCAGCGCCGCGCCCACGCCGCCGTGGCCGACGACGTGCTCGTAGAAGCGCAGCTCGCCGCCGGGGCGCAGCACGCGCACGAGCTCGGCGAGGGCCTGCGCCTGGTCGGTCACCGAGCACAGGACGAGGCACGTGACCGCGGCGTCGAACGCCGCCGAGGGCACCGGCAGGTCCTCGGCGGTCCCGTCGAGCACCGTGACCGCCACGGGCGCGTCGCGCGCGCGCCGCTCCGCGCCGGCGCGCAGGTGGGGCTCGGGCTCGACGGCCGTCAGCGCCGTGACCGTCGCCGGGTAGTGCGCGAAGCTCAGGCCGTCGCCGGCGCCCACCTCGAGCACCTCGCCCGCGAGGCCCGCGACGAGCTGCGCGCGGTCCTCGCGCGGCATGGCCTGCGGCCCCATGACCGACCACGCCCGGGCGAACACCGGGTGCGAGCGGCGGCCGGCCGGGGTGGCGGGCACGGCGCTCAGCCGTCCCGCGGCACGACGCTGGCCGCCGCGCGGCCCCCGTCGATGGCCACGTCGGTCCCGTTGACGAAGCCGGACTCGTCGCCCAGGAGATAGGCGCAGCAGGCCGCGACCTCGTCGGCCGTGCCGAACCGCCCGGCGAAGTTGAGGTCCTCGAGGCGGCGGGCGACGTCGGGGTTGCGCCGGGCGTAGTCGCGGAAGAAGTCGGTCTCGATCGTGCCGGGCGAGACCGAGTTGCAGCGGATCCCCTGGCGCCCGAAGTCGACGGCGATGCTGCGCGTCAGCCCGAGCAGGCCGGTCTTGGACGTCACGTAGGAGACGGCCGACGGCAGGGCATGGGAGGCGGCGATCGACGCGACGTTGACGATGCTGCCGCGGCCGGCCTTCAGCATGTGCGGGATCGCGGCCCGCGACCACACCCACGGCGCGGTGAGGTTGACGGCGAGCACGAGGTCCCAGACCTCGTCGGTGGTGTGGACGGCGTCGCCGTCGCGCTGGGCGCCGGCGACGTTGGCCAGGCCGTCGACGCCGCCCAGCTGCGCGGCCGCCTCGGCGAGCGTCGAGGGCGCCGTCGAGCGGTCGGTGATGTCGACGGCGAAGCCCACACCGCCCAGCTCGGAGGCCAGCTCCAGCACGCGCGGGTCGGCGTCGACGAGCGCGACGGCCGCCCCGTCGCCCACGCAGCGGCGCGCGAGGGTCAGCCCGATCCCGCCGGCCGCCCCGGTGATCACGATGCGCCGGCCCGTCAGCGGGCCGCTCCCGGTGCTCATGGGCGAGAGCCTAGTCAGGCGAGCTGGATGTGATCGGCCTCGGCGGCGCCGCCGAACGGGCGCGTCAGGCCGTAGTGCTCCAGCGTGGCCTCGGGCACGCCCTCGACGCCGGGCGTGTCGGAGGCCTCGCCGCGCGTGTGCGGGTCGTTGGCGAAGCCGCCGACCTCGACGGAGTGCTGCGGCGTCCGGTAGCCCGAGATCCCGATGAGGTGCAGGTGCAGGGCCTTGCCCAGGACGTCGAGGCGAGCGGCGATCGTCGGCTCGTTGCCGACCGCGTAGTTCGTGTCGGGCGCCTGGAAGAAGCCGTAGGCGCCCCCGTGGCCGGCGAAGGCCGGCGCGCCGCCGGCGGGCAGCCCGGGCCCCGAGCCGCTGAAGCCGGCGCTCTGGGCCTGCAGGATCGCGAGCTTGTCCTCCAGGCGCTTGCGGTTGGCGCGCAGCGTGGCGAGCTGGGCCTGCTTGGCCGCGCGGGCGCGCAGCACGCCGGTCTCGCGCTCGATGAGCGCCATCTTGATCGCGTCGACCTCGTCGCGCTGCGTCAGGGCCGCGGCGGTGACGCGCTGCTGCTGGGCGGTGAGGACCGCGAGCCGCCTGGCCTGCGCGGTCACGGCGACACGCGCGCGCGCCACCCGGACGGTGACCGACGTGTTCTCGTCGGCGACCGCGCGGAGGTTGTCGGCCGTCTCGACCAGGTCGCCGAAGCTGTGGGAGGTCAGCACGACGGAGACGAGATCGGGCCGGTCGACCTCGTACTGGGCCACGAGCTGCCGGGCGAGGACCTGGCGGTCGCGCGTGTAGGCCAGGCGCAGGCGGATGAGCCGCGCCCGCGAGGCGCGCAGGCGCCCCTGCAGCGAGGTGAGCTGCGCCTGCTCGACGTCGAGCGCGCCCTGCAGCGCGGCCAGGCGCTCGCGCAGGTCCGACAGCCGGCCCTCGAAGCGGGCGATCCGGTGCGAGTCGGCGCCGATCTGGCCCTGCAGGACCTTGTCCTTGGCCCGCGAGGACTGCACCCGGCTGCCCAGGTCGGCGGTCGCGGGCGCGGCCAGCAGCAGCCCGGCCGTGAGGGCCGCGGCGAACGCGCGCACGGGGGACGGAACTCGGACACCGGCGCCGGGACCGTACCTCGCGGGGGTCCCTGCGCCTGCCATCTCGCGTGCAGCCCCCCGCGCGCCCGCGGTCGGGTGCCTACCGGACCGTTGCTGCCTCGGCGTCGAAGCCCGCACGGTGGGCCTGCGCGGCCGCCTCCCCGCGGTTGGCGGCGCCGAGCTTGCTCAGGATGTTGGAGACGTGGACGCTGGCCGTCTTCTCGCTGATGAACAGGGTCTCGGCGATCTGGCGGTTCGTGCGCCCGTCGGCGATGAGGCCGAGCACCTCGCGCTCGCGGGGCGTCAGCTCCGGGAACGCGACGTCCTCCGCCCGCTGGCCGGGCAGCGTGACGCGGGTCCGGCGCGCCAGGCGCCCGGTGGCCGCGGCGAGCCGCGCGGCGCCGAGGGCGACGGCCCCCGCGTGGGCGGCGCGCAGCGTCTCCTCGAGCTCGCCGCGAGCGCCGCGGGCGCCGGCCAGCGCCTCGGCCAGCCGCCAGCGCGCGTAGCCGGCCTCATAGGGGTGGCCCAGCGCCTGCCATCCCGCGACGGCCGACCGCCAGCGGGCCGGCGCCGGCGTGGGGTCCAGGCGCGAGCGCTCGGCGGCGGCGACCAGGAGCAGCTGGTCGGGCAGCGGCAGCGGCCTCTCGCCGATGCCCGCGCAGCGCGTCAGCCGCTCCAGCAGGCGGTCGGCCTCGGCGCGCGCGGCGTCCGGGTCCAGGACGCCGGCGGCCACGCCGTCGGCCTGCACGCGCACGGCCATCGCCAGCAGCGGCGCGGCGTCCAGACGCTCGCCGTCGACCAACGCGGCCTCCCCCGTCCGCACGGCCTCCAGCGCGCCGGGCAGGTCCTCGCGCCAGAGCGCGACGTCGGCCTGCTGGGTGCACACCGGGACGAGCACGAGCGCCTCGAGCTCGTCGATCGCGCGGATGCGCGCCAGGCGGTCGGCCGCGGCGTCCAGGTCGCCCCGCTGCAGCGCGACGGCCGCCCGGCCGCAGTGCAGGCAGACGGTGTCCTTGGTCACCGGCCCGGGGTCGTCGCCGAGCAGCTCCAGCGCCTCGTCGAGGCGGCCCAGCGCCCGCAGCGCCGCGGCGCCGTTCTCCTGCACGCCGCTGGAGCCATGGCGGTCCAGCCCGGCGCGCGCGTGCACGCCCAGGCCCTCGCGCGCGACGGCCACGGCGTCCTCGTAGCGGCCGAACCCGGACAGGATGTGGGTCGAGTTGGTGTAGAAGCGCTGCAGCACGCGCAGGTCGCCGGCCTCCGACGCGGACGGGCGCGCCCGGTCCAGCAGCGCCAGCGCGGTGTCGAGGTCCCCTGCGGAGGAGCGGCACACGGCCTGGGTGATGAGCGCGTCGGCCTCCTCGCTGCGCGCGGCCACGGCCCGGGCGATGGCGGCCGCCTCGACCGCCTCGCGCTCGGCGGGGCCGAACTGGTTCGTGAGCATGAGCACGCTGGCGTAGCGGCCCCGGACGCGCGCGGCGGCCAGGCTGGGCGTGTCGTCGAGCAGGGACAGCGCCTCCTCGTGCAGCGGCATCTGCGCGCTGAGGTTGACGTAGCACGACGTGGTGGCCAGCCGCGACAGGTACTCGGCGCGGCGCAGGCGAGAGGCGTGCTCGCCGAGCTCGGCCAGCGCGCGCTCGCGCAGGCGTGTGCTGATGTCCGCGTCGCCGAAGCCCAGCCAGCGGCACTCGGCGGCACGCTCGAGCAGGAACGGCAGGTCGACGCCGGTCAGCCCCTCGGGGTCGCTCACGAGCTCCCACAGCTCCAGCGCGGCGTCGTAGTTCAGGCCGGCCTCGGCCAGCGCGTGGACCTCCTCGGCGGCGCAGGCGGCGCGCAGCGCGGCGACCAGCGCGGCCTCGCGGTCCTGCGCGCGCAGCCGGTGGTGGGCGACCTCGGCGAGCTGGTGGGCACCCGGCGTGCCGGGCAGGAGCGGCCGGGCCTCGAGCAGGTCGGCGATGCGCGCATGCAGCCGCACGCGCTCGCCCGGCAGCAGCTCGGCCGCGGCGACCTCATGCAGCAGGCCGTGGCGGAAGCGGTAGGCGTCGCGCAGGGGATCGACCTCGAGGACGTGGCCGGCCAGGCAGGCGCGCAGCGCATCGTCCAGCGTGTCGTCGTCGAGCGCGCAGGCGCCGGCCAGGAGGTCGTGGTCGGCGTCGCGGCCGCAGGCCGCCGCGACGCGGACGACCCGCTGGGCGGGGTCGGGCAGGCGGT from the Baekduia soli genome contains:
- a CDS encoding N-acyl homoserine lactonase family protein, which gives rise to MHLHALSCGRQTGRFRGRDADPLTIPTPVFLIEHPQGRVLVDTGLHPAMGHDPASRIGGLAKAFSFALGPGEDVGGRLAALGVDPAGLHALVLTHLHYDHAGGCGLVPPGVPLYVQAREWEAGRDPEAIATHAYVPADYAQDRTVHLLDGGHDLFGDGQVLLVPTPGHSAGHQSVLLTPGDGPSVLLCGDACYFADWLDTGRFPPWTWDREQERRSVDVLRGHRDRGARLVFGHDPVAWAQVPQAPARVF
- a CDS encoding enoyl-CoA hydratase-related protein, which gives rise to MSDDLTLERRDGIAVLTLCAPQRRNALTPAMARAMTEACEEIDADASIGAVVVAGEGPYFCAGGDRPTLAAAGRDPSDPQVYRDMGAIYGAFARVGALEPPTIAAIRGGAVGAGLNLALATDLRVVADDAKLLSGFLPIGLHPGGGHSALLARGVGRETANAMQLFGATVVGAQAVELGLAWAAVPAADVDATALALAATPAADPELARRTARSMRTVAGPPALPWSAALELERASQMWSMRRKDLAG
- a CDS encoding SDR family oxidoreductase; the encoded protein is MTAGSPRAGRRPDGTPRRALVTGANGGIGRAIVQRLTDDGYEVVTMDVAGPADLVVDLVGDPMPTEALADIDVCISNAGVVDTLSPAHRMSAEKWALDIDVNLTGSFRVVQACLPGMRERRYGRIVLTSSVAAAIGARGQVAYCASKAGLIGMARAIASENVAHGITINCVLPGTIATPKVLAMPPEVVERVRDRFMPGGRHGEPEEVAGLMAYLASPEAGFVTAQSIIIDGGAHLGNVSLGDPGKGD
- the gndA gene encoding NADP-dependent phosphogluconate dehydrogenase, with translation MGNDATAQANIGVVGLAVMGANLARNLAGREGNTVAVFNRSPERTRRLVDEHPEAGFVASEDLDAFVASLTVPRTAIIMVQAGAGTDAVIDQLADRFEAGDIIVDGGNANFQDTIRREHALRERGLNFVGAGISGGEEGALNGPSIMPGGSAEAYATLGPILESIAAVAEGEPCVTHVGTDGAGHFVKMIHNGIEYADMQLIGESYDLLRRVGGHDTDAIADVFAAWNDGDLESYLIEITAEVLRHRDAETGTPLVDLIVDEAGSKGTGVWTVQNAVGLGIPVGGIAEAVFARAVSSKPEQRAAVRGVVGARPELPEVGEDFEDDVRAALYASKVVAYAQGFDAIIAGAREYDWDIHLGDIAKIWRGGCIIRARFLNRIVEAYDRDTTPATLLEDPYFADVVARGDAAWRRIVAIAAQAGVPAPGFSSALAYYDALASERLPASLIQAQRDFFGAHTYRRVDRPGTFHTLWSADRSEVQED
- a CDS encoding LLM class flavin-dependent oxidoreductase, which gives rise to MATAATPPVGLLFTGAPAIPEMVALARQAEDRGFDSIWIAETRMTRDAFVPAAAIAQVTERVRIGTGIVNVYTRNPVVLAISFLGLDELAPGRILAGLGTGSPRVLAPQGVPFHRPLTRLREYCEVLPPLMRGEPVSYDGTTVTLDGARIEDVLAAGAGTARAELPLWLAATGPKAMRYAGGVADGMLMNVCLPTTYVESRLELLEAGARDAGRTLDDVEVAMAVLTCADDDEQAARDAARRFIGLYLGAMPNIAQETGLPQRVLDDVGNALAGEGLEAAARLVPEEAIDLLAAAGTPEQCRRRLDAYREAGIDLVVLTPLEGTIGPTIDLMAPVAG
- a CDS encoding MarR family winged helix-turn-helix transcriptional regulator, with product MAHLHVFGNIRAGGTRLSDLAAWAAMTRPATAELIDQLEAQGLVERRPDPSDARAKLIVLTAAGWDAIRAGRAIIAGIEADYARRVGRERFETMCWTLQDLLDDLNGAPVRAAADPA
- a CDS encoding class I SAM-dependent methyltransferase produces the protein MPATPAGRRSHPVFARAWSVMGPQAMPREDRAQLVAGLAGEVLEVGAGDGLSFAHYPATVTALTAVEPEPHLRAGAERRARDAPVAVTVLDGTAEDLPVPSAAFDAAVTCLVLCSVTDQAQALAELVRVLRPGGELRFYEHVVGHGGVGAALQRGLDRSGLWPRLGAGCHLARDTGAAMAAAGLTIEACRRFSSGGLPHIAGVARRA
- a CDS encoding SDR family NAD(P)-dependent oxidoreductase, whose translation is MSTGSGPLTGRRIVITGAAGGIGLTLARRCVGDGAAVALVDADPRVLELASELGGVGFAVDITDRSTAPSTLAEAAAQLGGVDGLANVAGAQRDGDAVHTTDEVWDLVLAVNLTAPWVWSRAAIPHMLKAGRGSIVNVASIAASHALPSAVSYVTSKTGLLGLTRSIAVDFGRQGIRCNSVSPGTIETDFFRDYARRNPDVARRLEDLNFAGRFGTADEVAACCAYLLGDESGFVNGTDVAIDGGRAAASVVPRDG
- a CDS encoding helix-turn-helix transcriptional regulator, translating into MNAPTTSSPSLVGRGEDLAALRAAFEQARGGEVVTVVVAGDAGIGKTRLVQELAGWAHVQGARVLTGSCIDVGDATLPYGAIMDALRAVPAEAFEELGVALRRALATVVPEAAPDDEPHQGGQTALFGAVLRLLEQLGREAPLVLVLEDVHWADGSTEALVRFLAGGLRETAVLLVLTHRTDELQRDHPVRRFLAELGREARVSTRVLAPLTREETAGQLAGLAGGPVDGDTLDAIHVRSEGNPFFSGELLSVSVREGVVPATLRDTLVARLDRLPDPAQRVVRVAAACGRDADHDLLAGACALDDDTLDDALRACLAGHVLEVDPLRDAYRFRHGLLHEVAAAELLPGERVRLHARIADLLEARPLLPGTPGAHQLAEVAHHRLRAQDREAALVAALRAACAAEEVHALAEAGLNYDAALELWELVSDPEGLTGVDLPFLLERAAECRWLGFGDADISTRLRERALAELGEHASRLRRAEYLSRLATTSCYVNLSAQMPLHEEALSLLDDTPSLAAARVRGRYASVLMLTNQFGPAEREAVEAAAIARAVAARSEEADALITQAVCRSSAGDLDTALALLDRARPSASEAGDLRVLQRFYTNSTHILSGFGRYEDAVAVAREGLGVHARAGLDRHGSSGVQENGAAALRALGRLDEALELLGDDPGPVTKDTVCLHCGRAAVALQRGDLDAAADRLARIRAIDELEALVLVPVCTQQADVALWREDLPGALEAVRTGEAALVDGERLDAAPLLAMAVRVQADGVAAGVLDPDAARAEADRLLERLTRCAGIGERPLPLPDQLLLVAAAERSRLDPTPAPARWRSAVAGWQALGHPYEAGYARWRLAEALAGARGARGELEETLRAAHAGAVALGAARLAAATGRLARRTRVTLPGQRAEDVAFPELTPREREVLGLIADGRTNRQIAETLFISEKTASVHVSNILSKLGAANRGEAAAQAHRAGFDAEAATVR